The following is a genomic window from Bacillus sp. FJAT-52991.
AAATTCATTATTATAAAATAACTCGTGAACATTAACATCCCTTGTATCCTGATGCCTTGCTATCTTAATCTTATTAGTAACATCCAACCTGTATAATCCTAACATCTTCTTTATGGTCAGCATATGTACCTCCATCAATTGTCTATCTCTATTTTTATTATACAATCGATTTTGTATAACTAAAGTATCAAGTTTAATACGGATCTTCAGTTTTGTTTCCTCTTATATGTAAAGAAATAACCTTTAGCGAAACAATCTCGTAACTAACAATATAATAATCTCTAGTATAAGAGTTGTCAGAATAGATACTAAGACATCATAAAAATTAAATGATTTATTATTCAACTAACCTACTTCTATAACCAAAGAAAAAATCCTGAAAAACAGGAGTTTCAATGAAACTTAATTATAATTTATTAACCTTTATAAAACCTAAAGGTAACTGTAGATTCTCTATTTCAAATTCTTCTTAGTAAACTTTATACTGTGTAGCAACTAGCTCTCTTTGGACTGAAATGTCACCGTTTAACACATAACAATCGGCAGAATTTGTGTGCCGATTAAAGTTATACAAGCGATATAAAACATAATGATCCGGCTCCTTTTGAGAAAATGCCAATTCATTAATAGTCATCATAAAAGGGGTGTTTTCCCCACCAGTAGTCGTTTTTACTTCTATGCATTTCGGTTTTCCATCAGGTGTAAAAGAAAAAATATCGTAGCCCGCTCCATCCCCTTCAATTACAGAAGTGTGTTTCACTCTCTCTGCTAGATCTGGCCGGCCAGCTTCGATTAGAGCCTCCCTTTCCCATTTAAGCACAAGTTCTTCCCCTTGAAGCCCAAGTTCTTTGTTTCTAGATGTATTTTCAGCAAAATCTACTTTTCTCCCTTTAAATTTCCGTGTATCGCTCCCTCGTTGTCTTTTAGTTTCTGGGGGCTCCGAAAAGGACAGTTGATTCGATAAGGATGATCCTGTATTTTCTTCAGTAAATGTGGGAGTCAACTTTAAATTATTTAAAGCAGCTACAGCCGCTTCAGCATCCCAGTCTAGAATTTGCCACTTGAAGTAAACTGGGCACTC
Proteins encoded in this region:
- a CDS encoding DUF3883 domain-containing protein, which translates into the protein MLKWEREALIEAGRPDLAERVKHTSVIEGDGAGYDIFSFTPDGKPKCIEVKTTTGGENTPFMMTINELAFSQKEPDHYVLYRLYNFNRHTNSADCYVLNGDISVQRELVATQYKVY